A part of Miscanthus floridulus cultivar M001 chromosome 6, ASM1932011v1, whole genome shotgun sequence genomic DNA contains:
- the LOC136460414 gene encoding uncharacterized protein — protein sequence MPSRLNASIRLGCYPLIIDPIVCKKRLTKVLMDEGSGLNILVILGAQAYPLEYIDLPVTFGSRANFHSEVLTFEVVDFLGSYHAILGRPCYARFVAIPNYTYLKLKMLGPNNVIIVSSAFSHTFECDHEHYELATTIVNSSKLL from the exons ATGCCATCTAGACTAAAcgccagcataag ATtgggatgctacccgctcatcatcgaccccatcgtctgcaagaagcgcctcactaaggtgctgatggacgagggtagtggcctcaacatctt GGTAATCctaggagcacaggcatacccgctcgaatacatcgatctgcccgtcacattCGGTAGTCGggccaacttccactcggaggtcctcaccttcgaagtggtggactttctagggtcctaccacgccatcttggggcggccatgctacgcaagatttgtggcaatccccaactacacctacctcaagctgaagatgctgggaccaaacAACGTCATCATcgtgagtagcgccttctcgcacaCCTTTGAGTGCGATcacgagcactacgagctcgccaccaCTATCGTCAACTCATCCAAGCTCCTGTAG